The DNA sequence CACAAAAAAATACAATACAGAAAATAAGTCAGTTACACACAGGAAAAACTTGTATtaagtaatattatattttgttataaggTGAATTGTATAGCAATAATTGCTCCCGGACATGGCACGAATGATCGTAAGGTCGGTCTTGCAGTCAGAATTGAAGAAGAACTTGAACATGTTAACTAGTATGTCAGTAATATTAATAATGTGTGTTCTGAAAAAAGTACGTTAATTATATGCGTAGattataaacatgtataaaaattggtataaaatgtcaaatcgccaaataatgtgtttattcttttttaacGTAAATGTTTCATCTCATTAGCATGTTAATGATTTTATTAATTTCGAACGCATCATGTAATGGCAGGGGATCGCAACAATAAGTTACCACGAGCAGTACagaattttatgatgtttaatatcacatttggTCACTTCACAAATCCGTCaaactgaaaatacatgtacaaaaacatgtacaaaaaCAGTTAAGTCTCTGTATTAAACCACATCGCTACAGTATATTCATCAATTTCAGATTCAATTACAACGATACACAATATACAATATCAGCATCCGAAAATTAGTATATCCGAAACCCATTTTCAATGACAATAAAAATGCAGGAAATATTCGTGTTAAACGTTAGAAAGATTCTGGACACATGTTCCAAATGTGATAGAGATCGTTAGGGGCCTACTACAATAAATCTATGTTACCTCTTTGGGTTCGCAAGACGCAAAGTTTCTAATTTTAATAAACTAACGTTTAAATAACGTTTCTCATGCCGCAAAAAGAACCGGactaaaacaatttcatttacgAATAAATCGTCGCAGATGACGTTATCGTCACAGCAGTTACATGGCTCCCCCAAATtggcatttgatgcaaatttgaatacaaaagagaaacaatATGCATATTTGTTTTGTAACTTCAGTTTGACATAGAATACAATATGGAATAAATGTATGTCTGCGGCTCCCCCAAATtggcatttgatgcaaatttgaatacaaaagagaaacaatATGCATATTTGTTTTGTAACTTCAGTTTGACATAGAATACAATATGGAATAAATGTATGTCTGCGTACATGGTTGTCTATATCGCTACAATCAGACATTACCAAttacaggtaaaaaaaacaaagacaaatatcaaacagggaatgccacgtaccaaaatcgcagccttcccaaaacgaaacctacagcacgcagacgtgcacactataaacacacacacatacacgcgcacacacacaaagccaacacacgaggacaaaacgaacaaaaaaaagaaacacacacacatacacgcgcacacacaaatagcctacacaagaggacaaaacgaacaaacaaaggaacacagtggggcaccgccttggaacggtcagtggcgaaaacaccactggggagcttaaaccggtttatggtgcgcacccaacctcattcttacccccaccatgttcaaaagacacaggacagtgtaaataaaagtaatcccctccaggtgaatctctaacacacgtaatggaaacaaaaaggcatggcatgtaaaacacaaaaatgctcgtgtataaatatataaaaaaaccacatccccataaaaaacgggtttagaaataccttctcgcagaagtgtctttaacaCTTAATTACATAAGAATACACTACAAGGGTACCTTGACAATTACAAGTGAAGTCAATTACTGAGtacacaaaaattataaaaaaatacaaaaatacaaaattgcacCAAGAACAGCATTTAAATCTGAACATGCAAAAATAGTTAACAGACAATTAATCATTATAAtgtactgaaaaacaaaatgaaatcatgtTTTAATACTTTATTGAATATTGTATAGAGTCTATATGCATTTATCAAAATTAGTCTACAGTGCTTAAATATACTTCTACAATGACATAgacatatattattataaatcCAGCTGGAAAATAACAGAAGCTGCATTTCTTTAGTGAATAAAGCAACAACATTAAAATTTGTCtgacattttaacattattaaagATCTTCTTATTCTTAGTATCCTGAATAAATACATGGACTGCGTGCTCATAGATGGAAAGGCAGACTGTTACATACATATACACTACCTGTTAACAAGGCTCCTCGACGGAGATCTCATCGGTTTCCTTCAACAACACTAACTTATGGATTGGTCTTTCCATATACGCAATAGGAGTATTGCGCTTACGAGTATTGTCCAAACACGCCGTACCCAAAGCaagttcctttgtttgttcgtttcgtcttatgtgttggctttgtgtgcgtgtgtgttgttcgttttgtccttacgTGTTGGCTttgggagtgtgtgtgtgtgtatgtgtgtgtgatgcacgcgtctgcgtgctgggggtttcgttttgaggaggctacgtttttggtgcgtggcattccctgtttgataattttctttgttttttacctTATGTACAAGCCCATCCGAGTCTTTGAACACCTCCTGTACTCGCCCTATTTTCCAATTATTTCTTGCTAGATTATCATCACGTACTAGAACAATATCACCGTTTGACAGGTTTCTTTTTGCAGATGTCCATTTCTTACGTACCTGCAAGTTTTGTAAATATTCGTTCCTCCATCTGGTCCAGAACTGATTCAGTAAAAACTGAACTCTACGCCATCGACCATTGCAATATATATAATTTGTCTGAAAGTTACCTGGTGGAGGAAGAATAATACTAGTTTTCATAGTGAGCAAATGATTGGGCGTTAATGGCGTGACAGATAATGGGCCATTTACATTTGCGACAGTGAGCGGACGACTATTGACTATCGATGCAGCCTCGTACAAAAATGTTCTTAAGCTATCACCATCTAACGAATTGTCATGTGTATGTAACAACGTGGCTAGGACACTTCTTACAGAACGAATCTGACGCTCCCACACGCCTCCCATGTGGCTAGCAGCAGGGACATTCATTTTCCATTCGAACCAATCACAACCTTCCCTTAACAAGAACTGTTTTATTTGGTCGTTGTCTACTGGTAATTCTGCAAGTGAGCTTTTTAATTCGTTGTCAGCACCAGTAAAGTTAGTGCCTCTGTCAGAACGAAGCTGACGAATCGGACCCCTGATTGCAATGAACCGTCTTAAACAGTTGATGAATGAATCAGTTTCTAAGGACGTAACCGTTTCAACGTGAACTGCCCTGCAAGTTAGACAAGTGAACAGAACCTCATAGCGCTTCATTTCTTTTCGCCCTTCCTTAACATAAAATGGACCAAAATAGTCTACTGCGCAATACATGAATGGAGGAGATGGTTCTAGACGGTCAGAAGGCAAGTCGGCCATTTTTTGACCTTCAAAGGAACACCGTAGCCTACGACAAACAACACATTTCAAAATCACATGAGAAACTGCCGAACTACAACCAATAATCCAGAGTCCATTATTCCGAATAACATTTGTGGTCATTCCGCGACCCTAATGTTCAACCTTGTCATGATAATGCCGTATAACAAGCTCTGTTATATGACCCTATCTATGAAGTACAACTGGAAACTTCACCAGATCTGACATTTCGGCATGTTGAACACGACCACCTACACGAGTTAAGCCATTTTTGTCAAGAAACGGACCTAAGGAACACAGGTTTGATCTTCCCTTTAGGGACTTGGTTCTTAATGACTGTTCTGCCCTGTCATTAGAAACGCTAACTATATTATGAGTCTTAAGTGTATCAATCTCACCCTTGAAATCATACAACTTGACACCCTTAAAGATTTCAGTCTCGGCCTTCAGTAGTTCATTTACTGTAACGGAACTGTAATGTAATGAACGTTTCTCCACACCAGCAGTTTGCAACTTCCCTgatttttgcaacaattttcCCTTATACCTAAGCACCAATGCTACCTCTCGTTTACACCTGTGCCAATCAGAGAAgtactaaaaaaacaaaacaaagaaaaatatcaaacagggaatgccacgcaccaaaaacgtagcctcctcaaaacgaaaccccgtTCCAACAATGAACTGAAGCAGGGTGGTTTTGCATTTGACAAAAATGCCTGAACATGTTTTAACTCTGGGTCATCAGGACATACTGAAAACTGTGCACCGATATTTGCTGAAATTGCACCCTGCTTCCAGAGAAATTCGGGACCATTGAGCCACATAGGGGTCTTAGCTGGCTCTGCTACAGATGCACCTCGAGAAGCCAAATCCGCAGGATTTTCACCAGAGGCAACATAATTCCATTGGTTAGGGTTTGTACGCTCTTCGATTTGCTGAACTCTGTTAGCGACGAATATATGAAATCTCCTTGCTTCGTTGCAAATATATCCCAGTACAACCTTACTATCGGTCCAGAAAAAGTGTTTAAGGTTTGGGTACTCAAGTTCTTGATCCAAAAGCGAGGAAATTTTAACTGACAACACAGCTGCTGTCAATTCGAGACGTGGTATTGTGATGGGTCTTAAAGGTACAACACGAGATTTGCCCATTAACAACGCACAATGCACCTGCCCAACGTCATTCACCAAACGAATATAGGAGCACTGCCCATACCCATAGCTACTTGCATCGGAAAAATGATGCATCTCAGTAATTCTAATTTTGCCAAAACCTTCAGGCTTAACACATCTTGGAAACTTCAAAAGAGGAAGATTCTTCAGGCCAGCGCACCACTTCACCCACTTGCCATTTAGACTTTCTGGTAAGGGGTCATCCCAACCCACCACCTGGTCTGCACACATCTGCTGCAGAATTTGCTTTCCGGATAAAGCCACTGGAGATATAAAACCAAGAGGATCGTATATCGAACTGACTGTAGATACGATACCCCTTCTTGTGAGGGGGCGATTGTTTGAGACCATCTCATACTGAAATGTATCAGAGTCTAAGCACCAAAGGACTCCCAAGGTTCTCTGAACAAGTAAGTTATCACCAATCAAGTCAACATTTTTAAGATCTTTAGCTCGAAATTCAGAAGGAAGTGACTGTATCACAACCTTAGAATTAGAGACAAATTGTGGAGCCTAAGACAAGCCTTACTGCATAACTCAGTACTCTTCTTAACCAAATTGACAGCTTCAGGAACAGAAGATACAGACCTCAACCCATCATCAACATAAAAATCATGCCTTATGAAGTCAGCTATGTCAGACCCAAACTGTTCTTCATTGTCGGAAGCCATCTTCTTCATTCCAAAGTTAGCACAACCTGGGGaggaaaaaacaaagacaaatatcaaacagggaatgccacgtaccaaaatcgcagcctccccagaACGAAGcctacagcacgcagacatgcacatcacaaacacacacacacatgcacaaaCACAAAGCCAacatacgaggacaaaacgaacaaacaaaggaacacacacacatacacaaagcctacacaagaggacaaaacgaacaaacggaacacacacaaatacacaaagcctacacaagaggacaaaacgaaaaacaaaggaacacagtggggcaccgccttggaacggtcagtggcaaaaacaccactgggaagcttaaaccggtttgtggtgcgcacccaacctcactcttacccccaccatgttccaaagataaaaatataaaaagcaaacctttagaaccaaaaacgtatgtacacccttaagggcccgacgaaacaggccataagacagatatcaaaacagttcagtcctggtatgatttaaaaactgcttatcatacagttctccccctcttccgtcagacacaatcaaagagggaagcgtagtgtccaattgtaaacgggttgaacactaaacatgcggtatgtctcaaaacagttgggtcgtaacctcttttataacgttttataattttaccaaatacatttggaaaattaccatgacccaagatcttacgaagtttgtaaactacatccccataaaaaacgggtttagaaataccttctcgcagaagtgtctttaaattactattgaattttaaaactaaatcagaattacgatagtaaaagtTAGCAagtatttacgcaatttgtactaacggtagccttgctgaagaagtttacttgtaatatatagattacgttcactgaaatgcttgacatgactacacgctctggcaaaccgaattcaTTGAGAAATATTGCTCCAAATAAATGAACAGTCATTCTAAATTCTGTAGGGGACCTTTCAAAGTCGTCATCCTCCCACCAAAGAAACCTAAGATAATCTCTATGGGCCTTACAAACCTTGAATTGGTGAAACATTTTTTCAACGTCACACATCAAAGCCACCGGCTCCTTTCTGAACCTGCAAAGGACTCCCACAAGTTTATTGGTCAAGTCAGGGCCTTGGAGTAGATGTGCATTCAAGCTTTCACTTTCAAACGTTGCGCTACAATCAAAAACCACCCGAATTTTATCACGTTTCTGAGGGTGATACACTCCATGATGTGGAATAAAGCAAGAGGTCTTATTCGAATTAAGATCTGACTCGGGGACCATTTCGGCATGGCCATTACTAATCAGCTCCTTCATAAATTGGGAGTAGTGTTGACAGAATGTTGAGTCTCTTTTCAGTCTTTGTCGCAGAGATTTCACCCTTTTCAAAGCCACAGACTTGTTATTCGGAAGAACTGGATCAGTTTCCTTAAAGGGAAGTGGCATAACATAATGGCCATCCTGAAAACAGATACCTTTGGACAGCTTCGACACAAAGAGCTGATCTTCCTGAGACAGTTTGTTGCACATTTCCCCAGAATCGCAAAACTCACGGTCAAGTATGCGCAAAATGTCATTGGACACAACCTCCTTGACCTTAGTACGCTGTGAGAACAGGACAATTTCTTTCTGACTATCACTTACTCCTTACTGATAGAGCCGAAGGAACTTCGCAACAGAGAACACGGTGACTCAAGCCGATTGAGTCATCTTCAACGCAGTTTAAATCAATTGTTCCAACTATTGTCCATCCCAAATCTGTCTTTTGAGCGAAAGGACCATTACCAACAGGAGTAATAACTTCCCGAGGGACTAGAGCTTGTGGGCAGTTATATCCAATCAACAAACCTATCTCTGCCTCTTGCAGATGTGGTAAGCAGTCAGAAATGCATTTTAAGTGCGGCCAGAACTTAGCATGCTCGGGTGTTGGAACGTGTGCACGATTGGCTGGCATTATCTCCCTTGTATAGGTATCAGGTAAGGTTATACGGGTAAGATCATAGAAACCTCTAACTTGTAGACCCCTCAACTTTTGACTGTTCACTATTTTGTTCTCGGCATGCAGAGTTGATAGTGACAATTTAACGTCAACCCCAGAAAGACCCAATGCACTGCGTGTATCACCTAACAAAAAGGTGATATCTGATTGAGTGCCCAATAAAGCATATACAAGAACCTCCCTATCAGGATTGTCGCGATGCGATACATACACAGGTAGAATCATTGAACACTTACTGATCTGGCCTATGTTGCTTAAGAACGCAGCACCTGAGTGTCCAGCCTGTACAGGTGTACCTGTAACTGCGGTCTCCTTGTTGACATCACCATTACTATTTTCGCTGCCAGTCTTCCTGGAATCACTCTGTGTAAGTTTGTCACCATGTAGAGAGCTAGGGTGATTCTTAgaacaaacattacattttaaccGTTGTCTGCAACTTTTAGATACATGGCCTTTCTGTAAGCAACCAAAACACAGTTTCTTTTCCAATGCGAAGGCCTTTCGATCAACTACCGACTTTTTCAGAAAGGAAAAACAAACATCAAGACAATGGTGCTTTTGACATaaaggacaaacattctgagacTGACGTGAACCTTGATATGTAGTCGGCTGTGTATTCGAAAGATAGGAACGACAACCAGGACTGGCAGAAGCCTTAGCCTGTCTAGGTGTGTATTTTCCAGCCTTGTCACTAGCAGAACTGAGATTACCCTTGACGTAAAAGACAGAAGTAACTGGGTCCGAAGCAATCTTTGCTTCCTTCGAAACAAAGTCAACAAACTGCTTAAAGGAGGGGAACACATTGAGTTCTTCCTTCGATGTGGCTGCAATTCTGTTCCACCTTATAACTAGCCATTCAGGCAACTTGGACAACATTTTTTGATTTTCTCGGCTATCATTCAAAACACTTAAGCTTGGAACACTACTCATTGCTGTAAGACACTGCTTCAAAAAGTCAGAGAATTTAAGCAACCCAGAAGCATCTTTTGGTACAATCTTTGGCCAGGATTCAAGTTTATCCCGAAAA is a window from the Mercenaria mercenaria strain notata chromosome 7, MADL_Memer_1, whole genome shotgun sequence genome containing:
- the LOC128558291 gene encoding uncharacterized protein LOC128558291; this encodes MCNKLSQEDQLFVSKLSKGICFQDGHYVMPLPFKETDPVLPNNKSVALKRVKSLRQRLKRDSTFCQHYSQFMKELISNGHAEMVPESDLNSNKTSCFIPHHGVYHPQKRDKIRVVFDCSATFESESLNAHLLQGPDLTNKLVGVLCRFRKEPVALMCDVEKMFHQFKVCKAHRDYLRFLWWEDDDFERSPTEFRMTVHLFGAIFLNEFGCANFGMKKMASDNEEQFGSDIADFIRHDFYVDDGLRSVVIQSLPSEFRAKDLKNVDLIGDNLLVQRTLGVLWCLDSDTFQYEMVSNNRPLTRRGIVSTVSSIYDPLGFISPVALSGKQILQQMCADQVVGWDDPLPESLNGKWVKWCAGLKNLPLLKFPRCVKPEGFGKIRITEMHHFSDASSYGYGQCSYIRLVNDVGQVHCALLMGKSRVVPLRPITIPRLELTAAVLSVKISSLLDQELEYPNLKHFFWTDSKVVLGYICNEARRFHIFVANRVQQIEERTNPNQWNYVASGENPADLASRGASVAEPAKTPMWLNGPEFLWKQGAISANIGAQFSYFSDWHRCKREVALVLRYKGKLLQKSGKLQTAGVEKRSLHYSSVTVNELLKAETEIFKGVKLYDFKGEIDTLKTHNIVSVSNDRAEQSLRTKSLKGRSNLCSLGPFLDKNGLTRVGGRVQHAEMSDLVKFPVVLHR
- the LOC128558292 gene encoding uncharacterized protein LOC128558292, encoding MEGSVQNIDRAKKSSRWGKDSLFKKYLGGPVRQVVENYFLLSTDYAYEDAKRLLDERYGNPFVIASAFRDKLESWPKIVPKDASGLLKFSDFLKQCLTAMSSVPSLSVLNDSRENQKMLSKLPEWLVIRWNRIAATSKEELNVFPSFKQFVDFVSKEAKIASDPVTSVFYVKGNLSSASDKAGKYTPRQAKASASPGCRSYLSNTQPTTYQGSRQSQNVCPLCQKHHCLDVCFSFLKKSVVDRKAFALEKKLCFGCLQKGHVSKSCRQRLKCNVCSKNHPSSLHGDKLTQSDSRKTGSENSNGDVNKETAVTGTPVQAGHSGAAFLSNIGQISKCSMILPVYVSHRDNPDREVLVYALLGTQSDITFLLGDTRSALGLSGVDVKLSLSTLHAENKIVNSQKLRGLQVRGFYDLTRITLPDTYTREIMPANRAHVPTPEHAKFWPHLKCISDCLPHLQEAEIGLLIGYNCPQALVPREVITPVGNGPFAQKTDLGWTIVGTIDLNCVEDDSIGLSHRVLCCEVPSALSVRSK